One Burkholderia sp. 9120 genomic window, GCGCCGCCGCGCGGTTGGCGCGGAGCGTCGGATCGAAGGTGGGCTGGTCCATCGCGTTTCTCCATCGAATGCATCGGTACGCCTTGCATTCTAGTGAGCGCCCCCTTTGCGCAAACGTTGAATAGAAGCCCCCTTTCCCGGTTATTCGTCCGATTGCTCCTTGCGTAGCGCCCATAAGATGCACTTCATGCAAAAAGGCCTTCTCGCCTCACGCAGTCCTCACGCGAGGCTGCAGCGGGAAGCCTCGGGAACGTTCTCCGGAGATTTCTTATGCTGGACAAACTCGATGCCGAATTCGCCTTTGGCCGCCAGGCGCTCGATGTACGCGCTTACCGGCAGGAGCTGCTGTCGTCGAATATCGCCAACGCCGATACCCCCGGGTATAAGGCGCGCGACGTCGACTTCGCTTCCTCGCTCGCCGGCGCGCTGAAGAAGGGCGACGGCGCCACCGGCACCGCTGCGTCGAACAACTCGACGCTCGCGATGACGCAGCCCGCGGGCGTGACGAGCGGCATGTCGATGGTGTCGACGTCGCCCGGCCACATGTCGGGCAAATCGACGCTGACGCCGACCGGCGGCGCGTCCGACGACTACGGCAATCTGCAATACCGCATTCCGACGCAGCCCGCGCTCGACGGCAACACGGTCGACATCGACACCGAACGGGTGCAGTTCGCGGACAACACGTTGCACTTCGAATCAGGCATGACGGTGCTGTCAGGCCAGATCAAAACGATGCTGGCGGCGATCCAGTCGGGCTCGTAATAACCGACGCCGCGCAGGACAGCAGGTCGCAAGAACAATCGCTACGGGAATTAACAGGAAGCCGGGTCGAACCGGCAGGAGAGGTCAGGAAACCATGCCATCCCTGATGAACATTTTTGGTGTTGCAGGCTCCGCGATGTCGGCGCAGTCGCAGCGGCTCAACGTGACGGCGTCGAATCTCGCCAACGCGGACAGCACGACCGGCCCGGACGGCCAGCCTTATAAGGCCAAGCAGGTCGTGTTCGCGGTCAGCCCGCTGGGCGGCGCGCGCACCGCGTCCGGCCAGCAGGTCGGCGGCGTGCAGGTCACCGGCGTGGTCGACGACCCGACGCCGATGAAGACCGCGTACGACCCCGGCAACCCGGCCGCCAATTCGGACGGCTACGTCACGCTGCCCAACGTCGACCCGGTGCAGGAAATGGTCAACATGATCTCGGCCTCGCGCTCGTATCAGGCCAACGTCGAGACCCTGAACACCGCCAAGACACTGATGCTGAAAACGCTCACGATCGGAACCTGAGGAGAGCTTCTTGACCACCAACACCACCATCGGCAGCAACGGCACGAACGTGTCGCAGACGCTGCTCGATACCATGAACGGCACGGGCAAGAGCTCGAGCGCGACGGGCGCGACCAGCTCGACGAGTTCGAGCAGCAGCACCTCGGCCAGCAGCCTGCAGCAGACCTTTCTGCAATTGCTCGTCGCGCAGCTGCAGAACCAGGACCCGACCAACCCGATGGACAGCTCGCAGATGACGTCGCAGCTGGCGCAGATCAACACGGTGTCGGGTATCAGCCAGTTGAACACGACGCTGAGCTCGCTCGCGACGCAGATGTCGGCGGGCCAGCAGTCGCAAGCCGCGCTGCTGATCGGCTCGACCGTGCTCGCCCCGGGCAACTCGGTCTCGGTCGCAAGCGGCAAGGCCGGCTCGTTCGGCGTGCAGCTCGCCAACGCGGTGAGCGATCTGCAGGTGGTCGTGAAGAACTCGGCAGGCACGATCGTCAACACGATCGACCTCGGCAAGCAGTCGGCCGGTACGGTGCCGGTGGGCTGGACGCCGACCGACACGGCCGGCAACACGCTGCCGGACGGCACCTACACGATCAGCGCCGTGGGCACGATCAACGGCCAGCAGGCAACCGCGACCACGCTGTCGAGCGCGACCGTGCAGAGCGTCGTCATGCAGAGCACCGGTACGCCGGGCCTCGTGCTGTCGAACGGCACGACCGTCGGCCTGACCAACGTCGCCGCCATCCTCTGATTCAGATTCAGTCAGTTACGACTTTCCAGATACGGAGACCGTCATGGGTTACCAACAAGGTTTGAGTGGTTTGTCGGCATCGTCGAGCGACCTCGACGTGATCGGCAACAACATCGCCAACGCGAATACGGTTGGCTTCAAGAGCGGCGCGGCGCAATTCGCCGACATGTACGCGAATTCGGTGGCGACCGCGGTGGGCAACCAGGTCGGTATCGGCACCAAGCTCTCGGAAGTGCAGCAGCAGTTCTCGCAAGGCACCATCACCAGCACCAACCAGGCGCTCGACGTCGCGATCAACGGCAACGGCTTCTTCCAGTTGTCGAATAACGGCTCGCTGGTGTACTCGCGTAACGGCGTGTTCCAGCTCGACAAGAACGGCTTCATCACCAACGCGCAGGGTTTGCAACTGATGGGCTACGGCGCGAACGCCGCCGGCATCATCAACACCGCGCAAACCGTGCCGTTGAGCGTGCCGACCGCGAACATCGCGCCGCAAGCAACGACCAAGATCGTTGCCGGCCTGAACCTGAACGCGCAGGATCCGCTGATGCTCGGCACGCCGCTCGTAGCGCCCACACTAGGAACGGGCAGTACGCTGTCCTCGCCGGGCGCGACGATCACGAACACCGCGTCGGGCACGAATAACGACAGCTACACCGTCAACTTTACGAGCGCGACCACCTACACGGTGACCGATACCACGCTCGGCACCACCACGGCGCCCGCGACGTACACGGCCGGCTCGGCGGTTTCGCTCGGCAACGGTCAGACGATCACGATGAACGGCACGCCGGTCCTCGGCGACAAGATGACGATCACGCCGACGCCGATCGCGTTCAACCAGAACAGCTCGACGACGTACAACTACTCGACCAGCACGACGGTCTACGACTCGCTGGGCGGCTCGCAGACGGTCAACATGTACTTCGCCAAGACGTCGGCGGGAACGTGGAACGTGTACGCGGGCACCTCGACCGGCACGGCGAACCTGGTGGGTCAGGCGAACTTCAATTCGTCGGGCACGCTGCTCGGCACGACGCAGGTCAACACCCCGATCGCGACGCCGCCGACCTTCAGCGCGACCACGACCCCGTACGTCTACAACTTCAGCATTCCGACCACCGACGGTTCGTCGACGCCGCAGAACCTGACGTTGAACATCGGCGGCACGACGCAGTACGGCGGCAAGGACGGCGTGAACTCGCTGCAGCCCGACGGCTACGCGGCCGGCACGCTGACGAGCTTCACGATCGGCGCCGACGGCACGCTGACCGGCAACTACTCGAACCAGCAAACGGCGGCACTCGGTCAGATCGCGCTGGCGAATTTCTCGAACCAGAACGGTCTCGTGAACCTGGGCAACAACGAGTTCCAGCAAACGTCGCAATCGGGCGTCGCGCAGATCTCCGTACCGGGTTCGACCAACCACGGCGTGCTGCAAGGCGGCGCGGTGGAAAACTCGAACGTCGATCTGACCAGCGAACTGGTGAACCTGATCACCGCGCAACGCAACTATCAGGCGAACGCGCAGACGATCAAGACTCAGCAGACCGTCGACCAGACCCTGATCAACCTGTAAGCGACCGGGACTTCCCATCATGGATCGGCTGATCTACACCGCGATGTCGGGCAGCACGCAAGCGCTCGAACAGCAGGCTATCGTCGCGAACAATCTGGCGAACGCATCGACCACCGGCTTTCGCGCGCAGCTCGCGACGTTCCGTGCCGTGCCGATGTCGTTCGGCGACGGCAGCACGGTCGACGACAACACCACCCGCACGTTCGTGCTGTCGTCGACGCCGGGCGCGGACTACACGCCTGGCCCGATCCAGCAGACGGGTAACCCGCTCGACGTAGCGATTCAGGGTCCGGGCTGGCTGGCGGTGCAAACCGCCGACGGTAACGAGGCCTATACGCGCGCCGGCAATCTGCACGTCGACGAAAACGGCCAACTGGTGAACGCGATGAACCAGACCGTGCTCGGCAACGGCGGCCCGGTGTCGGTGCCGCCGGGTGCGGAAATCACCATCGGCAAGGACGGCACGGTGTCGGCCCTGACCCCTGGCGATCCGCCGACGGCGGTGGTGACGGTCGATCAGTTGAAGCTGGTGAATCCGGATCCGCAAACCATGACGCGTGGCGACGACGGTCTGTTCCGGACCGCCGACGGCAACCCCGCCGACGCCGATCCGGCCGTCACGGTGGTGCCGGCCTCGCTTGAAGGCAGCAACGTGAATCCGGTCAGCGCGATGGTCGCGATGATCACCAACGCGCGCCAGTTCCAGATGCAGACCAAGCTGCTGGAAAACGCGGACAAGAACGATCAGTCCGCCAACCAGTTGCTCAGCTTTAGCTAACGCTAACAGGATGCGCCGGGTTCGCCCGGCCCCCAGGAGAACAAAAGTGAACCGCTCACTGTATATCGCCGCCACCGGCATGAATGCGCAACAGGCGCAGATGGACGTGATCTCGAACAACCTCGCGAACGTCAGCACCAACGGCTTCAAGGGCTCGCGCGCCGTGTTCGAAGACTTGCTGTACCAGACCGTCCGCCAGCCGGGCGCGAATTCGACGCAGCAAACCGAACTGCCTTCGGGCATCCAGCTCGGCACCGGCGTGCAACAGGTCGCCACCGAGCGTCTGTACACGCAGGGCAACCTGACGCAGACCGGCAATTCGAAAGACCTCGCGATCAACGGCGCGGGCTTTTTCCAGGTGCAGATGCCTGACGGCACGACCGCCTACACGCGCGACGGCTCGTTCCAGACCAACGCGCAGGGTCAACTGGTCACGTCGAGCGGCTATCAGGTGATTCCGGCCATCACGATCCCGAACAACGCGACGTCGATGACGGTCGGCAGCGACGGCGTGGTGTCGATCACCGTGGCCGGCTCGACCAACAGCCAGCAGCTCGGCTCGATGCAGCTCGCGACCTTCATCAACCCGGCCGGTCTGGATGCGAAGGGCGAAAACCTGTTCTCGGAAACGGCTTCGTCGGGCGCACCGAACATCGCGCAACCGGGCCTGAACGGCGCCGGCTCGCTGAATCAGGGTTACGTGGAAGCATCGAACGTGAACGTGGTGCAGGAACTGGTGAACATGATCCAGACGCAACGCGCTTACGAAATCAACAGCAAGGCCGTGACGACCTCCGACCAGATGCTGCAGACCCTCAGCCAGATGCAGGTTTGAGGGACTGGGAATTAAACAGGCGGTAATCATGATGTCGCACTTCTCTCGTAACCCGGTTCATTCGCGCACCGCTCAGGCGCTCGTGCAGCTCACGCTGCTCGCCGCCCTGGGGGGGTGCGGCCTCGTGCCCAAGCAGCCCATCACGCAGCAACCGATGACGGCCCTGCCGCCGCCGCCGCCGCAGATGCAGTCGCCGGGCTCCATCTATAACCCGGGTTACGCGGGCCGGCCGCTGTTCGAAGATCAGCGGCCGCGCAATGTGGGCGACATTCTGACGATCGTGATCCAGGAAAACGTCAACGCGACGAAGTCCTCGGGCGCGAACGCGAACCGTTCGGGCAGCACCAATTTCAACGTGCCGACCGCCGGTTTCCTCACCGGGTTGTTCGGCAAGACCAACCTCAGCGCGACCGGCGCCAACGTGTTCCAGGGCACCGGGGGCGCGAATGCGTCGAACACCTTCAACGGCACGATTACCGTGACGGTGACGGGCGTGCTGCCGAACGGCAACCTCGCGGTGAGCGGCGAAAAGCAGATGCTGATCAACCAGGGTAACGAGTTCGTGCGTTTTTCCGGCGTGGTGAATCCGAACACGATTTCCAGCCTGAACGCGGTGTATTCCACCCAGGTGGCCGACGCGAAGATCGAGTATTCCGCGAAGGGCTATCTCGACGAAGCTGAAAATATGGGCTGGCTGCAACGCTTCTTCCTCAACGTGTCGCCGTGGTGATCATGCGTACCGTCTTCTCCCGCCCCGGCCGCTTCGCGCGACTCGTTCATCTCGGCCGAGCGATGGCCTTCGTCGCGCTCGTCTGCGCGGCACTGCCGGCCGCGACGCCCGCTCATGCAGAGCGCCTGAAAGACCTCGTGCAGATTCAGGGCGTGCGCGACAACCCGCTGATCGGCTACGGCCTCGTCGTCGGTCTCGACGGCACGGGCGACCAGACCACGCAGACCCCGTTCACCACGCAGACGCTCGCCAACATGCTGGCGAACCTCGGCATCTCGATCAACAACCAGGCGGCGGGCTCGAGCAATTCGCAGTCGACGCTGTCGAACATCCAGTTGAAGAACGTCGCCGCGGTGATGGTGACGGCGGTGCTGCCGCCGTTCGCGCGTCCGGGCGAAGCAATCGACGTGACCGTGTCGTCGCTCGGTAATTCGAAGAGCCTGCGCGGCGGCACGCTGCTGCTCACGCCGCTCAAGGGCGCGGACGGCCAGGTGTATGCGCTCGGTCAGGGCAACCTCGCGGTCGGCGGCGCCGGCGCGAGCGCGAACGGCAGCAAGGTGCAGGTGAATACGCTCAACGCGGGGCGGATTGCCGGTGGCGCGATTGTCGAACGCGCGGTGCCGACGTCGGTGTCGCAAGCGGGCACGATGCAGCTCGATCTGAACGACATGGACTACGACACCACGCAGCGGGTCGTGTCGGCGGTGAACAATACGTTCGGCAGCGGCACGGCCATGGCGCTCGACGGCCGCACGATCCAGTTGCGCGCGCCGAGCGATCCGGAACAGCAGGTCGCCTTCATGGCGCAATTGCAGAACATCGACGTCAAGCCGGCGCAGGCCGCCGCGAAGGTGATCCTGAACGCGCGTACCGGCTCGATCGTCATGAATCAGATGGTCACGCTGCAGAGCTGCGCGGTCGCACACGGCAATCTGTCGGTGGTGATCAATACGCAGCCGGTGGTGAGCCAGCCCGGCGCGTTCTCGAACGGTCAGACCGTCGCGGCCAAGCAGTCGCAGATTCAATTGAAGCAGGACAACGGCGCACTGAAGATGGTGACCGCCGGCGCGAACCTCGCCGACGTGGTGAAGGCGCTCAACGCACTGGGTGCGACGCCCGCGGATCTGATGTCGATCCTGCAGGCCATGAAGGCAGCGGGCGCTTTGCGCGCCGACCTGGAAATCATCTAAGGAAGACAGCAGATGAATTCGGACACGATCAATTCCGCCAACTCGGCCAATGCGGCCAACGAGCTGACCCAGCGCTTCGCGCTCGACGTCCAGGGTTTCAGCAAGCTGAGCGCGCAGGTCAAGGCGTCGCCGCAAGCCGGCATGAAGATGGCTGCGCAGCAGTTCGACGCGGTTTTCACGCAAATGATGCTGAAAAGCATGCGCGATGCGACGCCGCAGGATGGTCCATTCGATTCGCATGACAGCGCGACCTTCACGTCGATGATGGATCAGCAGATGTCGCAGCAGTTGTCGCAAAAGGGTATCGGCGTGGCCGATGCGATGCTCAAGCAGTTGATGCGTAATCAGGGCATCCAGACGGGCGGCGCCGGCGGCGCGGGCGGTCTCGCCGGCATGGCCAACGCACTGGGCGGCGGCAGCGGCGGTGGCGACGAAGGTCAGACCGCGGCGCTGAACGCGCTCGCAAAAGCGTATGGCAATGCGCAAGCCAACGGCCAGTTGGCCATGGGCAGGGGCTACTCGGCCAACAGCGCGCTGACTCCGCCGCTCAAGGGCGACGGCACCTCGCCGAAGGTCGACGCGTTCGTCGACAAGCTCGCCGCACCCGCTCAGGCTGCCAGCGCGGCGACCGGGATTCCGGCGCGCTTCATCATCGGTCAGGCCGCGCTCGAATCGGGCTGGGGCAAGAGCGAGATCAAGAAGACGGACGGCTCGACCAGCCACAACGTGTTCGGCATCAAGGCAACCAAAGACTGGACCGGCAAGACCGTTTCGACCGTCACGACCGAGTATGTGAACGGCAAGCCGCAGCGCACCGTCGAAAAATTCCGCGCGTACGACTCGTACCAGGAAGCAATGACCGACTATGCGAGCCTGCTCAAGAACAATCCGCGT contains:
- the flgB gene encoding flagellar basal body rod protein FlgB: MLDKLDAEFAFGRQALDVRAYRQELLSSNIANADTPGYKARDVDFASSLAGALKKGDGATGTAASNNSTLAMTQPAGVTSGMSMVSTSPGHMSGKSTLTPTGGASDDYGNLQYRIPTQPALDGNTVDIDTERVQFADNTLHFESGMTVLSGQIKTMLAAIQSGS
- the flgC gene encoding flagellar basal body rod protein FlgC, encoding MPSLMNIFGVAGSAMSAQSQRLNVTASNLANADSTTGPDGQPYKAKQVVFAVSPLGGARTASGQQVGGVQVTGVVDDPTPMKTAYDPGNPAANSDGYVTLPNVDPVQEMVNMISASRSYQANVETLNTAKTLMLKTLTIGT
- a CDS encoding flagellar hook assembly protein FlgD — its product is MTTNTTIGSNGTNVSQTLLDTMNGTGKSSSATGATSSTSSSSSTSASSLQQTFLQLLVAQLQNQDPTNPMDSSQMTSQLAQINTVSGISQLNTTLSSLATQMSAGQQSQAALLIGSTVLAPGNSVSVASGKAGSFGVQLANAVSDLQVVVKNSAGTIVNTIDLGKQSAGTVPVGWTPTDTAGNTLPDGTYTISAVGTINGQQATATTLSSATVQSVVMQSTGTPGLVLSNGTTVGLTNVAAIL
- a CDS encoding flagellar hook protein FlgE; this encodes MGYQQGLSGLSASSSDLDVIGNNIANANTVGFKSGAAQFADMYANSVATAVGNQVGIGTKLSEVQQQFSQGTITSTNQALDVAINGNGFFQLSNNGSLVYSRNGVFQLDKNGFITNAQGLQLMGYGANAAGIINTAQTVPLSVPTANIAPQATTKIVAGLNLNAQDPLMLGTPLVAPTLGTGSTLSSPGATITNTASGTNNDSYTVNFTSATTYTVTDTTLGTTTAPATYTAGSAVSLGNGQTITMNGTPVLGDKMTITPTPIAFNQNSSTTYNYSTSTTVYDSLGGSQTVNMYFAKTSAGTWNVYAGTSTGTANLVGQANFNSSGTLLGTTQVNTPIATPPTFSATTTPYVYNFSIPTTDGSSTPQNLTLNIGGTTQYGGKDGVNSLQPDGYAAGTLTSFTIGADGTLTGNYSNQQTAALGQIALANFSNQNGLVNLGNNEFQQTSQSGVAQISVPGSTNHGVLQGGAVENSNVDLTSELVNLITAQRNYQANAQTIKTQQTVDQTLINL
- the flgF gene encoding flagellar basal-body rod protein FlgF is translated as MDRLIYTAMSGSTQALEQQAIVANNLANASTTGFRAQLATFRAVPMSFGDGSTVDDNTTRTFVLSSTPGADYTPGPIQQTGNPLDVAIQGPGWLAVQTADGNEAYTRAGNLHVDENGQLVNAMNQTVLGNGGPVSVPPGAEITIGKDGTVSALTPGDPPTAVVTVDQLKLVNPDPQTMTRGDDGLFRTADGNPADADPAVTVVPASLEGSNVNPVSAMVAMITNARQFQMQTKLLENADKNDQSANQLLSFS
- the flgG gene encoding flagellar basal-body rod protein FlgG → MNRSLYIAATGMNAQQAQMDVISNNLANVSTNGFKGSRAVFEDLLYQTVRQPGANSTQQTELPSGIQLGTGVQQVATERLYTQGNLTQTGNSKDLAINGAGFFQVQMPDGTTAYTRDGSFQTNAQGQLVTSSGYQVIPAITIPNNATSMTVGSDGVVSITVAGSTNSQQLGSMQLATFINPAGLDAKGENLFSETASSGAPNIAQPGLNGAGSLNQGYVEASNVNVVQELVNMIQTQRAYEINSKAVTTSDQMLQTLSQMQV
- the flgH gene encoding flagellar basal body L-ring protein FlgH → MSHFSRNPVHSRTAQALVQLTLLAALGGCGLVPKQPITQQPMTALPPPPPQMQSPGSIYNPGYAGRPLFEDQRPRNVGDILTIVIQENVNATKSSGANANRSGSTNFNVPTAGFLTGLFGKTNLSATGANVFQGTGGANASNTFNGTITVTVTGVLPNGNLAVSGEKQMLINQGNEFVRFSGVVNPNTISSLNAVYSTQVADAKIEYSAKGYLDEAENMGWLQRFFLNVSPW
- a CDS encoding flagellar basal body P-ring protein FlgI yields the protein MRTVFSRPGRFARLVHLGRAMAFVALVCAALPAATPAHAERLKDLVQIQGVRDNPLIGYGLVVGLDGTGDQTTQTPFTTQTLANMLANLGISINNQAAGSSNSQSTLSNIQLKNVAAVMVTAVLPPFARPGEAIDVTVSSLGNSKSLRGGTLLLTPLKGADGQVYALGQGNLAVGGAGASANGSKVQVNTLNAGRIAGGAIVERAVPTSVSQAGTMQLDLNDMDYDTTQRVVSAVNNTFGSGTAMALDGRTIQLRAPSDPEQQVAFMAQLQNIDVKPAQAAAKVILNARTGSIVMNQMVTLQSCAVAHGNLSVVINTQPVVSQPGAFSNGQTVAAKQSQIQLKQDNGALKMVTAGANLADVVKALNALGATPADLMSILQAMKAAGALRADLEII
- the flgJ gene encoding flagellar assembly peptidoglycan hydrolase FlgJ, which codes for MNSDTINSANSANAANELTQRFALDVQGFSKLSAQVKASPQAGMKMAAQQFDAVFTQMMLKSMRDATPQDGPFDSHDSATFTSMMDQQMSQQLSQKGIGVADAMLKQLMRNQGIQTGGAGGAGGLAGMANALGGGSGGGDEGQTAALNALAKAYGNAQANGQLAMGRGYSANSALTPPLKGDGTSPKVDAFVDKLAAPAQAASAATGIPARFIIGQAALESGWGKSEIKKTDGSTSHNVFGIKATKDWTGKTVSTVTTEYVNGKPQRTVEKFRAYDSYQEAMTDYASLLKNNPRYAQVINSAHDVSGFANGMQRAGYATDPHYAKKLMSIMQKMG